The DNA window atgtatgtatgtatgtatgtatgtatgtatgtatgtatgtatgtaagaaAAACCACATTTCAGTCATTTCTGTTCAGGTTTCCCAAAGAATGAACCCATAAAGCACCCACTAGCTACGTACCAGTtcattggtgtgtttggaccaggcCAGGTTGCACACCTGGGATCCGGTGTCGGTGCACTGCAGGGGCTGGCCCGTCAAGGTGTTCCAGAAGCGGATACAGCGGTCAGCTGTTCCCCCTCCAGATGCCAGCAAGCCGTGCTGATGGGGGGACCAAGCGATGGCCTTCACCGCAGCCAGGTGCTCTGTGTACTGCTGCACCGGGAGAACACTGGAGTGGTTCCATACCAGTAGCTATGGGGAGGGGGAAGGATTGTTAGTTTTCTAGGAAAATAATGCTATAGGATAAGGATAAAAGCAGTAGTGTAGTTAATCAAGAGAGGGTTTAACTATTGTGAGATGGGATAGATCAGACTGCaggtttgtgtttctgtgtgtgtcttgtAATTACAACGATACCAGTAGTTGGTGGTCTGCTCTGTGCAGGGCtgaggtcaattccatttaaattccagtcaatttagAATATAAACCAAATTCCAAATTTTCCTAATTGAAAAACATTGGAGAGAATCAGAATTTCAATGTACTTCCTGAATTCAAATggcattgaccccaaccctggtgccTTGTCTGTGCATGTACCTTGTTGTCATTTCCCCCTGAGGCCAGCAGCTGATGGTCTGTGCTCCACTTGAGGCCGCAgacttcctgtctgtgtccctggagACGGCGTTCTGACTGGAGGGGTGGGGCTCGGATGTCCCTCTGCAGGATCACCCTATCACGACTGCCCGACGATAACTGGTCGGCATTCCACGCCAACGCACCTAGAGAGAACGTTTGCAAATAAATTATATTCAAATCACACAAAACAGCTGAAATGCACTcagttttcatagttttgactaAACGCTAAATATTTACACGAAGCCATAGCAATAGAATTAATATTGTTTTCTGTGTCAATCTATTTCTATGGTGCATCACTACTGTTTCTTTCTCTAAGGAGAAgctgtcctgttctctctgtaAGACGGGCAGCATCAGTCTacacccactcacccactctgGCTGTGTGTCCCTCCAGTACAGACAGCTTCTTTCCTGCTGCCGCATCCCAGATCTGTACATAGCCCTTATGAGTCCCCACTGCTACCAGGTTCCcctgaaaccacacacacacacacgaatacaATAACCAGACATGGTATCAGGGCAAATCCAACATACCCCCTGAAATCAGTAGAAACACATGACTACAAAGGGATATAGGGTCGACTAAGGggcagagccatatatttagcgAGTTGGGCCAACTTTCAGAATTTTAAAAATTCCGTTACATAGCATTGTTTAGATATTACGCATGTAATGGTAATAGGGTGCAAACaatggctgccatagaatgttgtagtgtcctgtacagtgcattcggaaagtattcagatcccttgacttttcctacatgttgttacgttacagccttattctaaaatggattaaacaatctacacacaataccccataaggaaaAAGCGAAAACCGGTTTAGGCATTTTTGtaaatgcattaaaaataaataacagaaataccttatcaacacaagtattcagaacctttgctatgagacttgaaattgatctcaggtgcatcctgtttgcattaattatccttgagatgtttctacaacttgactggagtcccacagttgacagtgcatgtcagagcaaagaccaagccatgaggttgaaggaattgtccgtagagctccaagacatgattgtgtcgaggcacacacAACAAATTTCTGCCGTATTGAAGGCCCCcacgaacacagtggcctccatcattcttaaatggaagaagtttggaacaccaagactcttcctagagctggccgcccagtcaaactgagcaaatcgggggagaagagccttggtcagggaggtgaccaagaacccgacggtcactgagagctccagagttcctctgtggagatgggagaaccttccagaaggacaaccatctctgcagcagtccatcaagcagacctttatggtagagtggccagacggaagccacacctcagtaaaaggtacatgacaggtcacttggagttgccaaaaggcacctaaagacactcagaccatgagaaacaagattctctggtctgaatgccaagtgtcacatctggaagaaacctggcaccatgcctacggtgaagcatggtggtggcagcgtcatgctgtggggatatttttcagtggcagggactgggagactagtcagcatcgaggcaaagatgaacagagcaaagtagagagattctagatgaaaacctgatccagagtgctcaggacctcagcctggggcgaaggttcactttccaacaggacaatgaccctaagtacacagccaagacactgcaggactggcttcgggacaagtctctgaatgtccttgagtgacccagccacagcccagacttgaacccgatcgaacatctctagagagacctgaaaatagctgtgccgcaacgctcctcatccaacctgacagagcttgagaggatctgcagagaagaattggagaaactccccaaatacaggtgtgccaagcttgtagcgtcataccaaagaagaattgaggctgtaatcgctgccaaaggcacttcaacaaagtactgagtaaagggtgtgaatacttatgcaaaatgtgatatttactttttttttaaaattcattTGCAAACATATACAAAAacctgctttgtcattatgggttattatgtgtagattgatgagggaaaaaacgatttaatccattttagaatatggctgtaatataataaaaggtctgaatactttccaaatgtactgaAAATGCATCACAATGTAGAAGTCTCAATGTCCCAACTCTATAAATGCAGTACATGGCTCTGATACGGGGTATACATGAGAACATATCGGAGGTAAAGTAGACAGACACACCCTCTCTGACCAGCCCACTGACGTGACAGAGTCCCCCTCCACTGACAGGTCACACAGACGCGTCACCTGGAGACCAAAAGACACAATTGATATATAGTCAATTACCAACTCATATCACATGAAAGAGCTTACAAAAGGCCTTTGTGATAAATAGGAAACATCAAATAGTAGGCCATTTCTCGCAGTGAGGAGGTCACTGATTTCAGCGCATCAAAGAGTAACAtgtctaacatttcacgtaaagCCGGTTTCTTgcctgcatcgaagtagcggtccttgtacctatcatcgagcatggtggcgacgaAGTAAAGAGACTCAGAGAGAATGCAACCAAATCATTTGTTCACAGCCTCAAGTACTTTTGTAAGTTAACCCCACAGTCTGTGTCGGCAGTtgtgttgagcaggcgtttcaatgacatgacagagggtatcacgtctgctgcagatgcAGTTGCGCTTATTTCATTAGTCAGTTGTTtgaatggagctaggagtgtgttcatgtttccgaGTTTCAAACATGtcctcaaatgccattgaaatggcagcagcggtatgagaaccagcacattcttgagcatggaataaatacggctttcctcagtatgAAATCCTTGTTTACCCACTCTGCTGTCAGACTCCATGCTCATGGGGCtaacatcgctggtccaaatgtcagccGTGAAGCTAACAGCAGGGATGCTCATGGATGTgaatttcaacaatactgtgtaactccggtagggcaacatctgaaaaatagtgtgTACCAGGGCTCAACCAGTCAGAGAAAGCCAACATCAACCACAACAGAggacggttgattgtcaagggcaatgaattccattatcttggcgttaatggaatTCACCTTTGAGTtggctcgctgaaatgttcttactctttcaaaggACAGCttgacttgaacttgtttagttgttggaagtgtaTGCTGAGAATTTCtctgcttttgttctgtgtagcgctgtattttACGTGGAGTCATTACGTCATCTAtttacgttatataggtatgcacgtcagctttgacattggttttgcGCGTCGGTGTTATagtagacatcgggccgatgctggcattttttagctaatatcggccgattccgatatgctcaccgatatatcgtgcatccctacaaGTAAGTCAAAGAAATAGGTTGATTATGTTTTCATATGGGTGCATCTCTAATCTGAACTAAAAGGACTAttgtcccgtagcactcacttctgtcatcatgaagtgctttgagaggctagccAAGGACCATATTAcatctaccttacctgacacccttgacccacttcaatttgcttaccgccccattAGATCCAGACTATGCAATcgcacactgccctatctcatctggacaagaggtacacctacgtaagaatgctgttcattgactatagctcaacattcaacaccatagtaccctccaagctcatcattaagcttgaggccctgagCCTGAACCCAGGGCCTCAAGGTCGCTCCcatgtggtgaaggtaggaaaaaacacctccactttgctgatactcaacacaggggggccccacaaggatgcatgctcagccacctactgtactccctattcacccatgacggcgttgccacgcacgcctccaactcaaatcattaagtttgcagacgacagccgtagtaggcctgattaccaacaatgacgagacagggaggaggtgagggccctgcgagtgtggtgccaggaaaataacctctcacccaacgtcaacataacaaaggagctgatcgcaGACTTCAGAaaacagagggagcacccccctatccacatcgacgggaccgcagggGAGAAGGTGTAAAGCTtccaagttcctcggcgtacacatcactgacaaactgaaatggtccacccacacagacagtgtggtgaaggcgcaacagcgcctcttcaacctcaggaggctgtagAAACTTgacttggcacctaaaaccctgacacacttttacagatgcacatcaagggcatcctgtcgggctgtatcactgcctggtccggaaactgcaccgcccgcaagcgcagggctctccagagcgtGTGGTCTGCCAAACGCATCACtgtgggcaaactacctgccctccaggacacctacagcacccgatgtcacaggaaggccaaaagatcatcaaggacaaccaccACTTGAGCCAACTGTCCAAAGCCCTATTTACTTGTGATGCACATTCATTTCATCAGATTAATATTCATGAGCAATTCCCCACACCCACATCTTCTCACCTGAATGCAATATTTTATTTGAAGGGGTTTGGCAAAGGCTGAAATTTGGGTTGAGAGTTacccttcaacacacacacacacctggctggTGCAGGCGCTCCACAGGTAGACACAGGTTCCCAGGCCGACACTGAGGACGTTGAGGGAGGACCAGTCCACCAGGTTGAGGTAGAAGTCATCCTGCAGCTCCGGAGCATCCAGCACCTTGAAGGGGATCTTAGAGATCTTACGTGTGGGTTTCCTAGGCGACCGTAACAGCTTCTGACTAGAAGGAAGGAGACAAGGAGGGCTGGATTGCTCATTCAATgtgaaacagaagatactcttcTTCACCAAGAGTAATATCATTAACAtggaatgagagggagaggagaactaAAACATCACTGTTGGCCATATAATATAAAATGTATGTATGTGAAAGTGAAGGTGGTGGTTACCTGTTGCTGCTAACAGGAGACAGGGAGTATGGAGAGACTGTGTTGCCATCCTCAGGGAGAGACCGTTTGGCACAGACAGAATACTGTAAACCCACACAAGTGGCATATTCAGAATCAAAAGTTAACATGTTGTAGTACGACTAACAAATATTAAAAGTGGCTAACTCCAGCATACAGTGCACTAGTCCTGGTAGTTTTGAAAAAGACGCCATTGCCCCAGAATGTATAAGGGCCTACTACGGACACTAAAGAGGCTCCTCTTGGCAGGGGTTGAGGGCTGGAGGCGGCGGTCCTCTGACTGGGGGTCCTGGACCTTCTCTATGCCTGCCCCCAGCAGCTCGTTCTTTAGCAAGGCAGAGTACGCCAGGCCGTCTGCTAAAGGAGAAATAGTGGAGGACAGAGGGGGTGAGCAGACATGCACGAGCAGCACAGATTAAGTGCCATAGGAGACTTTAAAGGAGTCAAGAGGGTTACCTTTGCTAGTGTCTGTTGTGCCATCCTTTGTCTTCCTGTTCTGATTGTGGGACTTCTCATTCTCCTACACAACATCAACACAGTGATTAAATGTGCTGAAACCCAGAAAGTGATACAATCAACACAGATGTAAAACTTAGGGCAGAAGACAAAATCCCAGGGTGCATTGCAGGGGACTCACGTTGATGCGGTGGAAGTTGACGCTCCAGTTGGCGCCGGCGCGGGAGGGGATGAAGCGGTCGCCATGTTTGCTTGGTGACGACAGAGGGGAGTTGGTGGGTGTCAACGCTCGCACTGCATCTATGGCCTTCTTTACAGGGGGAAAGAGCGAAGGATACAGTGTAAGAGGGGGAATTGTCATCAGAGGACACCATTTTTTAAGCcgatttcctgcaattctacacatttctccATGGAGCTGAGCTAAAATGTTTACAGTTTTAAAGCTAGGTCACTATACAAATCTGTTTTATTTTGAGTAGATACCACAGACTTCCAGtaattgcgctaatgctagttagcaccGGCTCGCAAAAACTACCAACTTCCTTCATACCGGacagacatacaaatggtattcaatttgtaagtcgctctggataagagcgtctgctaaatgacgtaaatgtattcACGACCTCATCTGCCTCTTGGGAAAtagattgccaaaatcccgaagtattcCTTTAAAACACAttaggagaccacttttgaggtctgggaaaaatctaaagaaactTAGAATTTTGGGCGTAGTTATCCTTTAATGCAAGTGCACACCATGCTGTTTAgctagcagtgtttctgtagcgctcatgtgattgcagTGTGccaaacaaatggccactggattgatacaaataatcatgatgtcattctgccaggtaggcatagggTACTTTGTGGTTAACATTTCAAATCAATAAGGTTTTTGGAAAAAACCTTTCCATTACCAGCATACGGTTATCATTATCATGATAGCAAACGGCTACACAAAGTACACGCTCTAGACATACGCGCGCGCACCCCACTAGACTTTAATGAATGTATTTGTATCGCCATTTAATCCACCGAAAAAAGGACAGGTATAAGATTAGGCGAAAACAGATTTCAGGACAAATAATGAATAGGGCACTCTTGACATGTCTATAAGCCCATCTTGCCTTGGCGTGCTACagccttccccgtagctcagttggtagagcatg is part of the Salmo trutta chromosome 31, fSalTru1.1, whole genome shotgun sequence genome and encodes:
- the LOC115169408 gene encoding fizzy-related protein homolog is translated as MDQDYECRLLRQINIQNENASPIKAIDAVRALTPTNSPLSSPSKHGDRFIPSRAGANWSVNFHRINENEKSHNQNRKTKDGTTDTSKADGLAYSALLKNELLGAGIEKVQDPQSEDRRLQPSTPAKRSLFSYSVCAKRSLPEDGNTVSPYSLSPVSSNSQKLLRSPRKPTRKISKIPFKVLDAPELQDDFYLNLVDWSSLNVLSVGLGTCVYLWSACTSQVTRLCDLSVEGDSVTSVGWSERGNLVAVGTHKGYVQIWDAAAGKKLSVLEGHTARVGALAWNADQLSSGSRDRVILQRDIRAPPLQSERRLQGHRQEVCGLKWSTDHQLLASGGNDNKLLVWNHSSVLPVQQYTEHLAAVKAIAWSPHQHGLLASGGGTADRCIRFWNTLTGQPLQCTDTGSQVCNLAWSKHTNELVSTHGYSQNQILVWKYPSLTQVAKLTGHSYRVLYLAMSPDGEAIVTGAGDETLRFWNVFSKMRSTKESVSVLNLFTRIR